acatcctctacaagtccataggcttgttttcttgagttgtctgccatctctagtgagatttttacagcttgcacctcaaagattcctaNNNNNNNNNNNNNNNNNNNNNNNNNNNNNNNNNNNNNNNNNNNNNNNNNNNNNNNNNNNNNNNNNNNNNNNNNNNNNNNNNNNNNNNNNNNNNNNNNNNNNNNNNNNNNNNNNNNNNNNNNNNNNNNNNNNNNNNNNNNNNNNNNNNNNNNNNNNctcttttgaggcagtttctgcctagacaagtcatctagttctttggtgagcaaaggggattcatcctcccaagtctcatttccaaataacttgtcatttagcttcatgattgctctaaggtatttagcaacttgatCTTCAGTGatatactcatcctcttcagaggaagaatactcatcagagctcatgaatggcaggagtaagtccaatggaatctctatggtctcagtttgagcctcagattcccaaggttcctcattggggaactcattggaggccagtggacgtccaatgaggtcttcctcagtggcattcactgcctcttcttcctcccagaattcggccatgttgatggccttgcactctccttttggattttcttctgtattgcttgggagagtactaggagggagttcagtaattttcttactcagctgacccacttgtccttccaaattcctaatggaggacctaNNNNNNNNNNNNNNNNNNNNNNNNNNNNNNNNNNNNNNNNNNNNNNNNNNNNNNNNNNNNNNNNNNNNNNNNNNNNNNNNNNNNNNNNNNNNNNNNNNNNNNNNNNNNNNNNNNNNNNNNNNNNNNNNNNNNNNNNNNNNNNNNNNNNNNNNNNNNNNNNNNNNNNNNNNNNNNNNNNNNNNNNNNNNNNNNNNNNNNNNNNNNNNNNNNNNNNNNNNNNNNNNNNNNNNNNNNNNNNNNNNNNNNNNNNNNNNNNNNNNNNNNNNNNNNNNNNNNNNNNNNNNNNNNNNNNNNNNNNNNNNNNNNNNNNNNNNNNNNNNNNNNNNNNNNNNNNNNNNNNNNNNNNNNNNNNNNNNNNNNNNNNNNNNNNNNNNNNNNNNNNNNNNNNNNNNNNNNNNNNNNNNNNNNNNNNNNNNNNNNNNNNNNNNNNNNNNNNNNNNNNNNNNNNNNNNNNNNNNNNNNNNNNNNNNNNNNNNNNNNNNNNNNNNNNNNNNNNNNNNNNNNNNNNNNNNNNNNNNNNNNNNNNNNNNNNNNNNNNNNNNNNNNNNNNNNNNNNNNNNNNNNNNNNNNNNNNNNNNNNNNNNNNNNNNNNNNNNNNNNNNNNNNNNNNNNNNNNNNNNNNNNNNNNNNNNNNNNNNNNNNNNNNNNNNNNNNNNNNNNNNNNNNNNNNNNNNNNNNNNNNNNNNNNNNNNNNNNNNNNNNNNNNNNNNNNNNNNNNNNNNNNNNNNNNNNNNNNNNNNNNNNNNNNNNNNNNNNNNNNNNNNNNNNNNNNNNNNNNNNNNNNNNNNNNNNNNNNNNNNNNNNNNNNNNNNNNNNNNNNNNNNNNNNNNNNNNNNNNNNNNNNNNNNNNNNNNNNNNNNNNNNNNNNNNNNNNNNNNNNNNNNNNNNNNNNNNNNNNNNNNNNNNNNNNNNNNNNNNNNNNNNNNNNNNNNNNNNNNNNNNNNNNNNNNNNNNNNNNNNNNNNNNNNNNNNNNNNNNNNNNNNNNNNNNNNNNNNNNNNNNNNNNNNNNNNNNNNNNNNNNNNNNNNNNNNNNNNNNNNNNNNNNNNNNNNNNNNNNNNNNNNNNNNNNNNNNNNNNNNNNNNNNNNNNNNNNNNNNNNNNNNNNNNNNNNNNNNNNNNNNNNNNNNNNNNNNNNNNNNNNNNNNNNNNNNNNNNNNNNNNNNNNNNNNNNNNNNNNNNNNNNNNNNNNNNNNNNNNNNNNNNNNNNNNNNNNNNNNNNNNNNNNNNNNNNNNNNNNNNNNNNNNNNNNNNNNNNNNNNNNNNNNNNNNNNNNNNNNNNNNNNNNNNNNNNNNNNNNNNNNNNNNNNNNNNNNNNNNNNNNNNNNNNNNNNNNNNNNNNNNNNNNNNNNNNNNNNNNNNNNNNNNNNNNNNNNNNNNNNNNNNNNNNNNNNNNNNNNNNNNNNNNNNNNNNNNNNNNNNNNNNNNNNNNNNNNNNNNNNNNNNNNNNNNNNNNNNNNNNNNNNNNNNNNNNNNNNNNNNNNNNNNNNNNNNNNNNNNNNNNNNNNNNNNNNNNNNNNNNNNNNNNNNNNNNNNNNNNNNNNNNNNNNNNNNNNNNNNNNNNNNNNNNNNNNNNNNNNNNNNNNNNNNNNNNNNNNNNNNNNNNNNNNNNNNNNNNNNNNNNNNNNNNNNNNNNNNNNNNNNNNNNNNNNNNNNNNNNNNNNNNNNNNNNNNNNNNNNNNNNNNNNNNNNNNNNNNNNNNNNNNNNNNNNNNNNNNNNNNNNNNNNNNNNNNNNNNNNNNNNNNNNNNNNNNNNNNNNNNNNNNNNNNNNNNNNNNNNNNNNNNNNNNNNNNNNNNNNNNNNNNNNNNNNNNNNNNNNNNNNNNNNNNNNNNNNNNNNNNNNNNNNNNNNNNNNNNNNNNNNNNNNNNNNNNNNNNNNNNNNNNNNNNNNNNNNNNNNNNNNNNNNNNNNNNNNNNNNNNNNNNNNNNNNNNNNNNNNNNNNNNNNNNNNNNNNNNNNNNNNNNNNNNNNNNNNNNNNNNNNNNNNNNNNNNNNNNNNNNNNNNNNNNNNNNNNNNNNNNNNNNNNNNNNNNNNNNNNNNNNNNNNNNNNNNNNNNNNNNNNNNNNNNNNNNNNNNNNNNNNNNNNNNNNNNNNNNNNNNNNNNNNNNNNNNNNNNNNNNNNNNNNNNNNNNNNNNNNNNNNNNNNNNNNNNNNNNNNNNNNNNNNNNNNNNNNNNNNNNNNNNNNNNNNNNNNNNNNNNNNNNNNNNNNNNNNNNNNNNNNNNNNNNNNNNNNNNNNNNNNNNNNNNNNNNNNNNNNNNNNNNNNNNNNNNNNNNNNNNNNNNNNNNNNNNNNNNNNNNNNNNNNNNNNNNNNNNNNNNNNNNNNNNNNNNNNNNNNNNNNNNNNNNNNNNNNNNNNNNNNNNNNNNNNNNNNNNNNNNNNNNNNNNNNNNNNNNNNNNNNNNNNNNNNNNNNNNNNNNNNNNNNNNNNNNNNNNNNNNNNNNNNNNNNNNNNNNNNNNNNNNNNNNNNNNNNNNNNNNNNNNNNNNNNNNNNNNNNNNNNNNNNNNNNNNNNNNNNNNNNNNNNNNNNNNNNNNNNNNNNNNNNNNNNNNNNNNNNNNNNNNNNNNNNNNNNNNNNNNNNNNNNNNNNNNNNNNNNNNNNNNNNNNNNNNNNNNNNNNNNNNNNNNNNNNNNNNNNNNNNNNNNNNNNNNNNNNNNNNNNNNNNNNNNNNNNNNNNNNNNNNNNNNNNNNNNNNNNNNNNNNNNNNNNNNNNNNNNNNNNNNNNNNNNNNNNNNNNNNNNNNNNNNNNNNNNNNNNNNNNNNNNCAAGATTgataagaaatcaacaagctcttgtgatgatgagttgaaacctcggtccaatgagattagacatggcttctcagccagccagatttcaacaaatcatcatgaaactctagaattcatcttcaagaatttcgaaaaaaataaatacctaatctaagcaacaagatgaactgtcagttgtccaaacttgaacaatccccggcaataacgccaaaaacttggtgttgttgccggatcttggcactgatgttaccaaaagcttgctcaaaacttgaacaatccccggcaacggcgccaaaaacttggtgcgcgaaattgtgaacaatacttattcacaactctcataatccccggtcatgaacNNNNNNNNNNNNNNNNNNNNNNNNNNNNNNNNNNNNNNNNNNNNNNNNNNNNNNNNNNNNNNNNNNNNNNNNNNNNNNNNNNNNNNNNNNNNNNNNNNNNNNNNNNNNNNNNNNNNNNNNNNNNNNNNNNNNNNNNNNNNNNNNNNNNNNNNNNNNNNNNNNNNNNNNNNNNNNNNNNNNNNNNNNNNNNNNNNNNNNNNNNNNNNNNNNNNNNNNNNNNNNNNNNNNNNNNNNNNNNNNNNNNNNNNNNNNNNNNNNNNNNNNNNNNNNNNNNNNNNNNNNNNNNNNNNNNNNNNNNNNNNNNNNNNNNNNNNNNNNNNNNNNNNNNNNNNNNNNNNNNNNNNNNNNNNNNNNNNNNNNNNNNNNNNNNNNNNNNNNNNNNNNNNNNNNNNNNNNNNNNNNNNNNNNNNNNNNNNNNNNNNNNNNNNNNNNNNNNNNNNNNNNNNNNNNNNNNNNNNNNNNNNNNNNNNNNNNNNNNNNNNNNNNNNNNNNNNNNNNNNNNNNNNNNNNNNNNNNNNNNNNNNNNNNNNNNNNNNNNNNNNNNNNNNNNNNNNNNNNNNNNNNNNNNNNNNNNNNNNNNNNNNNNNNNNNNNNNNNNNNNNNNNNNNNNNNNNNNNNNNNNNNNNNNNNNNNNNNNNNNNNNNNNNNNNNNNNNNNNNNNNNNNNNNNNNNNNNNNNNNNNNNNNNNNNNNNNNNNNNNNNNNNNNNNNNNNNNNNNNNNNNNNNNNNNNNNNNNNNNNNNNNNNNNNNNNNNNNNNNNNNNNNNNNNNNNNNNNNNNNNNNNNNNNNNNNNNNNNNNNNNNNNNNNNNNNNNNNNNNNNNNNNNNNNNNNNNNNNNNNNNNNNNNatgagtaaatgacataaaaatccactttcgggcccacttggtgtgtgcttgggctgagcattgaagcattttcgtgtagagactcttcttggagttaaacgccagctttagtgccagtttgggcgtttaactcccatttgggtgccagttccagcgtttaacgctgggatttctgagggtgactttgaacgccggtttgggccatcaaagcttgggcaaagtatagactatcatatattgctggaaagcccaggatgtctactttccaacgccgttgaaagcgcgccaattgggcttctgtagctccagaaaatccacttcgagtgcagggaggtcagaatccaacagcatctgcagtcctttttggtctctgaatcaaatttttgctcaggtccctcaatttcagccagaaaatacctgaaatcacagaaaaacacacaaactcatagtaaagtccagaaaagtgaattttagctaaaaactaataaaactatactaaaaactaactagatcatactaaaaacatactaaaaacaatgccaaaaagtatacaaattatccgctcatcagcgccCATATGTGCCATCTTCACGCTATTTTTCGTAATGAAATCTAGGTGCTGAAGAAGGGACACATCATCCATAGAAAGCCCACCATAAGGGGCAATCTGTTGGTCGACAAACTCAATAGCATCAAAATCTGGGGCACccaggttaaagggctcagATGTTTTCAACTTTTTCAAAGGAGGAGCGCCAGAAGCAGTAGCGGAAGATTGTGGGGGATCTGCCAGACGAACCCGAGGAGTAGGGATCACCCTCCTCGGGCTAGGGGAACTCGACACGGGCGGCTTCATGATGGTTTGGGAGGACCCCTCCCCAGCCGCCTTGACCGAGATGTTTTGTGCAGCGGCTGCCTTCCTGGCCTTTTTGAAAGCCTTCATGGAGACGTTGTTCTTCGACATTTCTGAAATCCAGAAAAAGACAGAATCAACAAACAAAAGTCAAGGATTACAGGGGtcaaatagaataaaatgaaaacatgTCAATCAATACCCAACACTTTTCGGACCAAAGAGAGGTCCCCCAGAAATTTCTTAGTATCCAGATGTGGAGgctccccccaaatatcctctaATACGCTCACAAAGGCCTGTTCGACCCCCTCcaacatctcccaagtatacCAAGACACTAtgacattcttttgccactcaAGAGGAAAAGcaggttcatcattttcatcaagaaaaaagtgGCGAACCCCCTCGACAGCTCGTACTTTAaagaaatagtttttaaaatccttaaaggactcatcatacatggcaAAGACCTTGTGCCCTTGGGCAGATCTAaaggaaacccaagaagctttcttttttgaagaggcCCCAGGCTTGGCCGAAACAAACAAATAGAGGAAAAGAGTTAGAGAAGGCTTGATGCCTAACTCTTGACACAGCAgctgaaaaatttttataaaatcccacgaattgggatgaagctgagatggagcaatgttacaagaccacaacaggtTGGtctcaaaagcaaaaaaaggaaaagttaTGTCCAACAGACTAAAGAAGTtattcataagcataaaagtaGGGATGCTCCCTCTCAACAGAAGTAGGAAAATAAACTCTCTCATTGGAATCAGGCGCTACCAGCTCGTAATTCCCTTCCTGGGCACCACTACCACAGACCCTATGGTGTTTTCGCAGCTCTCTACAGAAGTCGGAATCCACCACTGAAAGACATAGAAGAACCATGGAATCTACCCAATCGGCCATGCCCTCAGGGACTCGGGAAGACGTCTCAACAATATTCTTGCGAGAAGCCATAAgaccaactagtcctacaataaagaaaagaatatcGAATTACTAAAACACATCTTGGACAGCAGCAAAATAACTCGACCACACAACCCAGTACATTACAAGCAACAAAAGGAGTCCCCAGGACTTACGTTGAAAATCCTGGGGCACCATTTGGGGGCAAGCCACAATACAAGAACCCAAGGAGATTTACAAGATTCACACCCAGCAACAATGTTCCCCTTTCAAACCAGAAATAACAACCAAAGCAGAAATCATCAAAGAAAACATTGTCTTCACCAAAAGAGAAACTACCAACAGAACCTAAAACCACTAAAGGAACAACCTTTTTCAAGCAGCGGCAACATGCAAAACCCTAGAGACACTAAACGGAAGGGTGAAAAGAGGACCAGAACATGTACATCACAACGGCAGTCAAGCATGGCAATACGAAAAGATTCAGGCTTTCCAACAAAGATACAGGCAAAATCGAAACTTTATTGAAGAATCACATTCCAAAACAAATAAAGAAGCAGGGAAAAGAACCAACctgaagaaaagagaaagcgttGAAGAAGATGATCGCACTCCAAAAATAAACACCAAATGATCGCCAAGAAAACGTCGCAGAAATGAGAAaatcacaaaacaagaaaagagagaaagaaggttACGAAGAAAAGAAACCATTTTTTAGATATGAAGTTCAAAAACAAAGAGACCCAGAGAAAACGGAGcatcaaaaaccaattaatgtgGCATTAAAAAACCTCACACGTTCCCAATGCCAGGACGTTAATCCAAAGCGCGCATTTTCAAAAGGAAGCGAAACATTCTGCATTTAAAAAAGGAACACCTACAAGGGcaaaatcgacaaaatgctcgagttcggcttcacctgAAGGTTCGAAGTCCTAAAAACTAAGACTCTACCTCCAAataaagaccgagctcgagcaggggcactgttcataccctgggtggAGCTCTCCGACCCGAGATATTCTACAAACAAAATGACCGACCTCTTTAAGGTCAGGaggacccgacctcttctcaaagaggtcAGCCAAATCACAGGAAGGCTCAATAGAGGGCCCAAACGGAGGAACACGctccaaatcctaaggcagcccaagcctacagagaaaaggacggttcccttaaagataagatgacctcaattaaagataagataaagataagataagataattaacttatcttatctaagaaggtcactctatgctattataaatatactggaacacctaggtataactcatactctgattctactcaatacctgcttaatacccttgctaacttaagcatcggagtcccttgcaggtacccccaccctccgagaacgaaggatcagcaccaccaccgtgtccaacaagtcggacacagcgGCTCCAGCCACCGTCAACAGGTCAGatacaacagctccgaccaagTACCGAAGATCTCGTCTaagattgacctacagtttcaagtaaccctcagaacagaaaccatgatcaaagtatgaacccaaatccaaagaactgGCTTGCTTTGGGGGAAATAcatagatttcagtccgaaaaaatgtaaggttggcattccacttgccaatgatgcaagaaaatgcacgcccctacactagaagggtcaactttgatcaaaggttagaccaagtcctcagagacatatgtgtggaaggagctcaatagaaaagagactcaagaggcaattcGGTTCAGTTGAGAAAACCGGACCTTAGgcctgtggctaggggatggttggagttcatccaacgctccataattcctactagcaaccgatctgaaatGACTGTAGATCGGGTCATCAtgatcatgattggggaggaagtggaagttcatgagattatacctctagaactctacaaggtggttGACAAatcctccactttggcaaggttaacctttcctcatctcatttgtcacctatgcaatttggctgggattgacatagacagaaacatcctcattgaagaggacaagcccatcaccaagaaaatgatggagcaaacaagagagctcaCTCATGGACCTAAACAACAGCATGAGGAggatcctcatcaagaaatccctgagatgcctcaagggatgcaatttcctccatacaactattgggaacaactcaacacctccttggaaggcttgagttacaacatggaccaactaagggtggagcaccaagagcactccatcattctccatgagattagagaagatcaaagagctatgagggaggagcaacaaaggcaaggaagagacatagaggagcttatgcgttccattggttcttcaagaggaagacgccacccacactaaggtggactcattcctaaatctccttgtctatttattttctgtttttaatttttgagcttcatgtttgtctatgtttgtgtcttcattacatgatcattagtgtctaatGTCTATGttttaaagctatgaataattccatgaatccttcacctctcttaaatgaaaaatgtgcttaattacaaaagaacaagaagtacttggatttcaaattttatcttgaaattagtttaattattttgatgtggtggcaacactttttattttctgaatgaatgcttgaacattgcatatatttgatagtgaagtttatgaatgttaaaattgttggctcttgaaagaatgatgaacaaagagaaatattattgataatctgaaaaatcataaaattgactcttgaagcaagaaaaagtaaaaaaaaaaagtagcaaaaaaaaaagaagtggcaaaaattaaaagaaaaagaaaaagcaagcagaaaaagtcaatagcccttaaaaccaaaaggcaagggtaaaaaggatccaaggctttgagcattaatggataggagggcccaaggaaataaaatccaggcctaagcggctaaatcaagttgtccctaaccatgtacttgtgtcatgaaggtccaagtaaaaagcttgagattgagtgattaaagtcatgatccaaagcaaaagagtgtgcttaagaactctagacacctctaactggggactttagcaaagctgagtcacaatttgaaaaggttcacccagttatgtgtctgtggcatttatgtatccggtggtaatactggaaaacaaagtgcttagggccacggccaagactcataaagtagctgtgttcaagaattaacatactaaactaggagaatcaataacattatctaaattctaagttcctatagttgccaatcattctgaatttcaaaggataaagtgagatgtcaaaactgttcagaagcaaaaagctactagccccactcatctaattgggactaagtttcattgattttgtgagattcattgtatattctcttctttttatcctattttgttttcagttgctaggggacaagcaataatttaagtttggtattat
This portion of the Arachis duranensis cultivar V14167 chromosome 6, aradu.V14167.gnm2.J7QH, whole genome shotgun sequence genome encodes:
- the LOC127748347 gene encoding uncharacterized protein LOC127748347, encoding MKPPVSSSPSPRRVIPTPRVRLADPPQSSATASGAPPLKKLKTSEPFNLGAPDFDAIEFVDQQIAPYGGLSMDDVSLLQHLDFITKNSVKMAHMGADERIICIFWLKLRDLSKNLIQRPKRTADAVGF